In Hippoglossus stenolepis isolate QCI-W04-F060 chromosome 13, HSTE1.2, whole genome shotgun sequence, a single genomic region encodes these proteins:
- the LOC118119625 gene encoding indian hedgehog B protein-like — MRISFLPLTASLCALVLLLAPASEGCGPGRGYGKRRLPKKLTPLAYKQFSPNVAEKTLGASGRPEGKITRNSERFKELTPNYNTDIIFKDEEDTGADRLMTQRCKDKLNSLAISVMNMWQGVKLRVTEGWDEDGHHSEDSLHYEGRAVDITTSDRDRNKYAMLARLAVEAGFDWVYYESKAHVHCSVKSEHSVAAKTGGCFPGDAQVNLEGGATKQIRELHPGDRVLASSSTDGSGPLLYSPVLSFLDRQPNATKTFYVIGTDAGLNITLTAAHLIFVTDCAGGQRELGREEEVKETLLGSILGRRPRWEADLKSVFASEVRPGQCVLTPQGKVGSEAAFSVVSFVEEQRSTGLYAPLTQHGSIVVNGVLVSCYAAVDNHHLAHWALSPLRFFYSLIGPLEPQTEGLLWYPWLLQRLGQMLLDDGHFHPWGIEQGHR; from the exons ATGCGgatctccttcctccctctcaccgCCTCTCTGTGTGCCTTGGTCCTCCTCCTCGCACCTGCCTCGGAGGGCTGCGGGCCGGGGAGGGGGTACGGCAAGAGGCGGCTCCCGAAGAAGCTCACGCCGCTCGCCTACAAGCAGTTCAGCCCCAACGTCGCCGAGAAGACCCTGGGAGCCAGCGGGCGACCCGAGGGCAAAATTACGCGCAACTCGGAGCGCTTTAAAGAGCTGACGCCGAATTACAACACAGACATTATCTTCAAGGATGAGGAGGACACGGGCGCTGACAGGCTCATGACACAG CGTTGTAAAGACAAGTTGAACTCTCTAGCCATCTCCGTGATGAACATGTGGCAGGGCGTGAAGCTGAGGGTGACAGAGGGCTGGGATGAGGACGGCCACCACTCCGAGGACTCGCTGCACTACGAGGGACGCGCCGTTGACATCACCACGTCAGACAG GGACAGAAATAAGTATGCCATGTTGGCACGGTTGGCAGTAGAAGCTGGATTCGACTGGGTCTACTACGAGTCCAAAGCCCATGTTCACTGTAGCGTCAAGTCAG AACACTCAGTGGCAGCCAAAACCGGTGGTTGTTTCCCAGGCGATGCTCAGGTTAATCTTGAGGGAGGGGCTACAAAACAGATACGCGAACTTCACCCCGGTGACCGTGTCTTAGCTTCCTCATCGACAGATGGCAGCGGTCCTCTTCTCTACAGCCCAGTTTTATCCTTCCTGGACCGGCAGCCCAACGCCACAAAGACCTTTTACGTCATTGGCACCGACGCAGGACTTAATATTACGCTCACAGCTGCTCACCTGATCTTTGTCACAGACTGTGCTGGTGGGCAGAGAGAGCTGGGACGGGAGGAGGAAGTTAAAGAGACACTTTTGGGCTCCATACTGGGGCGTAGGCCTCGCTGGGAAGCAGATCTGAAGTCAGTTTTTGCCAGCGAGGTCCGTCCAGGACAGTGCGTACTCACGCCACAAGGGAAGGTGGGGTCAGAGGCGGCATTTTCTGTTGTGTCCtttgtggaggagcagaggagcaccGGACTGTACGCCCCACTCACCCAGCACGGGTCTATAGTGGTGAATGGTGTGCTGGTGTCCTGCTACGCTGCTGTGGACAATCACCACTTGGCCCACTGGGCCCTGTCCCCGCTGAGATTCTTCTACAGCCTGATAGGGCCTTTAGAACCGCAGACTGAAGGGCTGCTCTGGTATCCCTGGCTTCTACAGAGGCTGGGGCAAATGCTGCTGGACGATGGACACTTCCACCCCTGGGGGATTGAGCAAGGACATAGATAG